The following proteins are encoded in a genomic region of Acetobacter oryzoeni:
- a CDS encoding carboxymuconolactone decarboxylase family protein yields the protein MTDWTAYRANMAQNVKTLASLTPNTLKGLQTLETPLPEKKHLDDKTRELIALAVAVTTRCDGCIAVHSAAAKKAGASKEEIAEALGVAVALNAGAALVYSSRVMEAFEDTPE from the coding sequence ATGACAGACTGGACTGCTTACCGTGCAAACATGGCACAGAATGTCAAAACGCTGGCGTCCCTAACACCCAATACTCTTAAAGGGCTGCAAACGCTGGAAACACCCCTGCCAGAAAAAAAGCATCTGGATGACAAAACGCGTGAACTGATTGCGCTGGCCGTAGCCGTTACCACTCGGTGCGATGGGTGCATTGCCGTGCATTCTGCCGCCGCCAAAAAAGCCGGTGCCAGTAAGGAAGAAATTGCCGAAGCCCTTGGCGTGGCCGTGGCGCTAAATGCCGGGGCAGCACTTGTTTATTCCAGCCGCGTGATGGAAGCGTTTGAAGATACGCCAGAATAA
- the gltX gene encoding glutamate--tRNA ligase, protein MTTIRTRFAPSPTGLLHIGNARAALFNFLFARHHGGEFLLRIEDTDRERSTQQAVDVIFDGLAWMGIEPDEEPVFQSSREDRHREVALELLEKGLAYKCYCTPEELHQMREDAKAKGLPPRYNGMWRDRDPSEAPAGAPFAVRIKAPREGEATINDLVQGEVRVANAELDDMIILRSDGTPTYQHAVVVDDHDMAITHVIRGDDHLTNTFRQAMIYRAMGWDLPRFGHLPLIHGPDGAKLSKRHGAQSVVEFREMGYLPEALCNYLLRLGWGHGDAEILSREEQIKLFDIDGVGRSPSRMDYAKLLHINAVWLRQADDERLTNDVMERFKKMDGVSVDETTRARVAALMPGLKERARTLVELAESAAFLGRQVPLTFNDKAQKLLTPEARTMLGELARDLAAVPDFTPEAIDTTLRNFAEKHELKLGKVAQPVRAAVTGSNTSPGIDATLQALGKDETLARLGAVLHG, encoded by the coding sequence ATGACCACCATCCGTACACGCTTCGCTCCGAGTCCTACAGGCCTGCTGCATATTGGCAACGCCCGCGCAGCCCTGTTCAATTTCCTCTTTGCCCGTCATCACGGCGGCGAGTTCCTCCTGCGTATTGAGGATACCGACCGTGAGCGTTCCACCCAACAGGCTGTAGACGTTATTTTTGACGGTCTGGCCTGGATGGGGATTGAACCGGATGAAGAACCCGTTTTCCAGTCCTCTCGCGAGGATCGGCACCGGGAAGTGGCCCTTGAGCTGCTGGAAAAGGGCCTGGCCTATAAATGCTACTGCACGCCTGAAGAGCTGCACCAAATGCGTGAGGACGCCAAGGCCAAAGGCCTGCCCCCGCGCTATAACGGCATGTGGCGGGACCGTGACCCATCCGAAGCCCCGGCTGGCGCACCTTTTGCCGTGCGTATTAAAGCCCCGCGTGAAGGGGAAGCCACAATTAATGACCTCGTGCAGGGTGAAGTGCGCGTTGCCAATGCCGAACTGGATGACATGATCATCCTGCGGTCCGATGGCACCCCCACCTATCAGCACGCCGTTGTGGTGGATGACCACGATATGGCCATTACCCACGTGATCCGTGGCGATGACCATCTGACCAACACCTTCCGCCAAGCCATGATCTACCGCGCCATGGGGTGGGATCTGCCACGCTTTGGGCATCTGCCGCTTATTCATGGCCCCGATGGCGCAAAGCTTTCCAAACGCCACGGCGCGCAATCTGTGGTGGAATTCCGTGAAATGGGCTACCTGCCCGAAGCCCTGTGCAACTACCTGCTGCGTCTGGGCTGGGGCCACGGGGATGCGGAAATCCTCTCGCGTGAAGAGCAGATCAAGCTGTTTGATATTGATGGCGTTGGCCGCTCTCCTTCCCGCATGGATTACGCCAAGCTGCTGCACATCAACGCCGTATGGCTGCGGCAGGCGGATGATGAACGCCTGACCAATGATGTAATGGAACGCTTTAAAAAGATGGACGGCGTAAGCGTGGATGAAACCACCCGCGCCCGCGTGGCCGCCCTGATGCCGGGGCTGAAGGAACGCGCACGCACGCTGGTGGAACTGGCAGAAAGTGCGGCTTTCCTTGGCCGTCAGGTGCCGCTGACGTTTAATGACAAAGCACAAAAGCTGCTGACGCCAGAAGCCCGCACCATGCTGGGTGAACTGGCGCGTGATCTGGCCGCTGTGCCGGACTTTACGCCAGAAGCCATTGATACCACCCTGCGCAACTTTGCTGAAAAGCATGAGTTGAAGCTGGGCAAGGTGGCCCAGCCTGTGCGCGCTGCCGTAACAGGCTCCAACACCTCCCCCGGCATTGATGCCACCCTGCAAGCACTGGGCAAGGATGAAACCCTCGCCCGTTTGGGAGCCGTTCTGCATGGCTAG
- a CDS encoding aspartate carbamoyltransferase catalytic subunit → MASFPGRHTRHLLGLEGMTPDQIEPLLDLAESYALLNRSRKVPRDVLRGRTLINLFFEDSTRTRTSFELAGKRLGADVINMSVAQSSVNKGETLLDTAATLNAMRTDLLVVRHSQSGAPALLAQKVEASVVNAGDGMHEHPTQALLDALTIRRHLGTLGGLKVAICGDVSHSRVARSNIFLLTGMGSTVRLVGPPTLVPGAMKQRGVEIFHNMEEGLRDVDVVMMLRLQRERMSSGLIPSAREYFRFFGLDQRRLQLARKNALVMHPGPMNRGVEIDSLVADSSQSVIQEQVEMGVAVRMAVLDRLTRSRPAA, encoded by the coding sequence ATGGCTAGCTTTCCCGGCCGCCACACCCGGCATCTGCTCGGGCTGGAAGGCATGACGCCCGACCAGATCGAGCCTTTGCTGGATCTGGCCGAAAGCTATGCCCTGCTCAACCGCTCCCGCAAGGTGCCGCGTGATGTGCTGCGGGGGCGCACCCTTATCAACCTGTTCTTTGAGGACAGCACGCGCACCCGCACCTCTTTTGAGCTGGCGGGCAAGCGTTTGGGGGCGGACGTTATCAATATGTCCGTTGCCCAGTCTTCAGTGAACAAGGGTGAAACCCTGCTGGACACAGCCGCAACGCTCAACGCCATGCGGACAGACCTGCTGGTGGTGCGTCATTCTCAATCCGGCGCACCGGCCCTACTGGCGCAAAAGGTGGAAGCCAGCGTGGTCAACGCTGGTGATGGCATGCATGAGCACCCCACACAGGCCCTGCTGGATGCGCTGACCATTCGCCGCCACTTAGGCACATTGGGTGGGCTGAAAGTGGCCATTTGCGGGGATGTTTCACATTCCCGCGTGGCGCGCTCCAACATCTTCCTGCTGACAGGCATGGGCAGCACGGTGCGGCTTGTTGGCCCGCCAACGCTGGTGCCCGGCGCCATGAAGCAGCGCGGGGTGGAAATCTTCCACAATATGGAAGAAGGCTTACGGGACGTGGATGTGGTGATGATGCTGCGTTTGCAGCGTGAGCGCATGTCCTCCGGCCTTATCCCCAGCGCGCGTGAATATTTCCGCTTTTTCGGGCTGGATCAGCGCCGGTTGCAGTTGGCCCGCAAAAATGCGCTGGTCATGCACCCCGGCCCCATGAACCGTGGGGTGGAAATAGACAGTCTTGTCGCTGATTCCAGCCAGAGCGTCATTCAGGAACAGGTTGAAATGGGCGTTGCCGTACGCATGGCCGTTCTGGACCGCCTTACCCGCAGCAGGCCCGCCGCATGA
- a CDS encoding ComEC/Rec2 family competence protein: MPRLMLHLHSLLVQEQRRLVLWAPVGLALGAVLYFGLLRTEPSLLEGFVLPYGVAVLASIAAWRMRYSLWGRLLWGGCITVALGFAAAWGGTHRHTPMPDLPRFATEISGTVQAIALLSPADGTDAPFERRVDLAQAVFYNALNDGMPPLRRVLSVYLQPTDSVALHVGDHLRVKALLQPPPFPALPGARDRQFEAWFANQAGSGRALGHVQLVATVQTGQSHKLQLWFESLRERMNARIHAVLPGPEGGVVATVLVGASETVEKQVREDFAASGLAHLLAVAGLHLGIVMGLVMAAGRLLLATTEYTALRWPCKALAALCAWGVGLVYVLLTGAHLPAQRSLLMAAVAVLGIAAGRRVVSMRGLAVAACVLVLCMPQVVMGVAFQMSMAAVMALVAGYEVLQPKLTRWRASTTGFGHWLAWHGAVLALTSVLAGCATLPVAMAHFGVIQPFFVVANMVAVPLMAVWIMPFGLLAVGLMPLHMDTPFLWLMGAGIRPVVWLAHMVAHWPAARVAVPHMSGWGLLAVMLGLCWICLWRQRWRWGGCAGLVLGMASPWLVVQPDVVISPDGGLVGVRDSGKVYVIGQSRAVRPIMQAWGQYFAQPVEMFPPEGETPDGALTCGAEDTPDTCVALLRGQDVVVRRQDASDGREPLPAGICTGADVVISTAPLRASCLNVPIRLDRFSAWENGAEAVFLHKSGNVVRTDRAWRGQRPWVLKPGGHGMPVLPLAPAE, encoded by the coding sequence ATGCCACGCCTGATGTTACATCTGCATTCTTTACTTGTTCAGGAACAAAGGCGGCTGGTGCTGTGGGCACCGGTGGGCTTGGCGCTGGGTGCGGTGCTGTATTTTGGCCTGTTGCGTACAGAACCCAGCCTGCTGGAGGGTTTTGTGCTGCCGTACGGTGTGGCTGTGCTGGCCAGCATTGCGGCGTGGCGTATGCGTTATTCGCTTTGGGGGCGTCTGCTCTGGGGCGGGTGCATAACTGTGGCCCTTGGGTTTGCCGCAGCTTGGGGTGGCACGCACAGGCATACGCCCATGCCCGATTTGCCCCGCTTTGCTACAGAAATATCCGGCACAGTGCAGGCTATAGCCCTGTTGTCACCAGCAGATGGTACGGATGCACCGTTTGAGCGCAGAGTAGATCTGGCTCAGGCCGTTTTTTACAATGCGTTAAATGATGGCATGCCGCCCTTACGGCGCGTGCTTTCTGTATATCTCCAACCCACGGATTCTGTTGCGTTACATGTGGGCGATCATCTGCGCGTAAAGGCTCTTTTGCAGCCACCACCATTTCCAGCACTTCCCGGTGCGCGAGACAGGCAGTTTGAGGCATGGTTTGCCAATCAGGCGGGAAGTGGCCGGGCCTTGGGGCATGTGCAGCTTGTTGCAACGGTGCAAACGGGGCAGAGCCATAAGCTGCAGCTGTGGTTTGAAAGCCTGCGCGAACGCATGAATGCGCGCATCCACGCCGTTTTACCCGGCCCGGAGGGTGGCGTGGTGGCCACCGTGCTGGTTGGGGCTTCCGAAACTGTAGAAAAACAGGTGCGGGAAGATTTTGCAGCCTCTGGCTTGGCGCATCTTCTGGCTGTTGCGGGGCTGCATCTGGGTATTGTGATGGGCCTTGTTATGGCAGCAGGTCGCCTGCTTTTGGCTACAACAGAATACACAGCCTTGCGCTGGCCTTGTAAGGCCTTGGCCGCTTTATGCGCTTGGGGTGTAGGGCTGGTTTATGTGCTGCTTACGGGGGCACATCTGCCCGCCCAACGCAGCCTGTTAATGGCCGCAGTGGCCGTGTTGGGCATTGCGGCAGGGCGGCGTGTTGTTTCCATGCGCGGTTTGGCGGTGGCGGCCTGTGTGCTGGTGCTGTGTATGCCGCAGGTGGTGATGGGTGTGGCGTTTCAGATGTCCATGGCGGCGGTTATGGCGCTGGTGGCCGGGTATGAGGTGTTGCAGCCAAAACTTACGCGCTGGCGCGCCAGCACAACGGGGTTTGGGCACTGGCTGGCATGGCATGGTGCTGTTTTGGCATTAACAAGTGTGCTGGCAGGCTGTGCCACCTTGCCGGTGGCCATGGCGCATTTTGGCGTTATTCAGCCGTTTTTTGTGGTAGCCAACATGGTGGCCGTGCCGCTGATGGCTGTGTGGATTATGCCGTTTGGCCTGCTAGCCGTGGGCTTGATGCCCCTGCATATGGATACCCCGTTTTTGTGGCTGATGGGCGCAGGTATCCGCCCCGTTGTATGGCTGGCGCATATGGTGGCGCACTGGCCTGCAGCGCGCGTGGCTGTGCCGCACATGTCGGGGTGGGGGCTGCTGGCCGTTATGCTGGGCTTGTGCTGGATATGTTTATGGCGGCAGCGCTGGCGCTGGGGTGGCTGCGCCGGGTTGGTGTTGGGCATGGCAAGCCCATGGCTTGTGGTGCAGCCAGATGTGGTTATCAGCCCAGATGGTGGGCTGGTGGGGGTGCGGGATTCAGGCAAGGTTTATGTTATTGGCCAATCTCGTGCGGTGCGGCCCATTATGCAGGCATGGGGGCAATATTTTGCCCAACCCGTAGAGATGTTTCCGCCGGAGGGAGAAACACCTGATGGCGCGCTAACATGCGGGGCAGAAGATACGCCAGATACCTGCGTGGCTCTGCTGCGCGGGCAGGATGTGGTGGTGCGCCGGCAGGATGCCTCGGACGGGCGAGAGCCATTGCCTGCCGGTATCTGCACGGGGGCGGATGTGGTTATCAGCACTGCCCCCTTACGCGCTTCCTGCCTGAATGTGCCGATAAGGCTGGATCGGTTTTCAGCGTGGGAAAACGGGGCAGAAGCGGTATTTCTGCATAAAAGTGGCAATGTGGTCAGAACAGATCGTGCATGGCGCGGGCAACGCCCGTGGGTGTTAAAGCCCGGTGGCCACGGTATGCCTGTTCTGCCACTGGCCCCTGCTGAATAA
- the zapE gene encoding cell division protein ZapE, whose amino-acid sequence MWSKPITTASDVALFVTTRLGEACTLAECAVEPLSGRIMTQTDMNGASAATRLGPLAVYQQRIAAGELKSDPDQLRVITRLNTLWQELATMPALAAPKPAQGVESKAKGLLAGLARRLRPQADTSATRPARPRGLYIVGRVGRGKTMVMDLFYACAPVQKKERIHFLRFMQDVHRDLHDLKAANPNMADPIPPLAKTIASKAQLLCFDEFQVNDIADAMILGRLFEALFANGVVIVATSNTEPSQLFQNRPGADAFKPFIAVIQRELDTIELDSPRDYRRGREQDRETWLVPADSQAKSRLDRIFARYAGDEKAGPVDLKFSGRVFEVDQAAGPVCRFDFNSLCGKPRGPNDYLALAKRFPVVIVDNIPSMGQDDANLARRFITLIDALYDNGNLLFASADAQPDQLFTDGDGADAFARTASRLAEMGSESWLEHGAQAAQQAHSLARA is encoded by the coding sequence ATGTGGTCTAAACCGATCACAACTGCATCAGATGTGGCGCTTTTTGTCACGACACGGTTAGGAGAGGCTTGTACGCTTGCGGAATGTGCGGTGGAGCCGTTATCGGGCAGGATTATGACACAGACAGACATGAACGGGGCATCAGCCGCAACACGGCTGGGGCCATTGGCAGTTTACCAGCAGCGCATTGCAGCGGGGGAACTCAAGAGTGATCCAGACCAGCTGCGTGTAATAACGCGGCTGAACACCTTGTGGCAGGAACTGGCAACCATGCCAGCTTTGGCTGCACCAAAACCCGCACAGGGGGTGGAAAGCAAGGCCAAAGGCTTGCTGGCCGGGTTGGCCCGCAGGTTGCGCCCGCAGGCAGATACATCTGCCACGCGCCCGGCGCGCCCGCGTGGGCTGTATATTGTGGGCCGTGTGGGGCGCGGCAAAACCATGGTGATGGATCTGTTCTACGCCTGCGCGCCCGTGCAGAAAAAGGAGCGCATCCATTTTTTGCGCTTCATGCAGGATGTGCACCGTGATCTGCATGATCTTAAAGCCGCCAACCCCAATATGGCAGACCCCATTCCGCCGCTGGCCAAAACCATTGCCAGCAAGGCGCAGCTTCTGTGCTTTGATGAGTTTCAGGTGAACGACATTGCCGATGCCATGATTTTGGGCCGGCTGTTTGAGGCCCTGTTTGCCAATGGGGTGGTGATTGTGGCCACCTCCAACACAGAACCTTCGCAGTTGTTCCAGAACCGCCCCGGCGCAGATGCGTTTAAACCGTTTATTGCCGTTATCCAGCGTGAACTGGATACGATTGAGCTGGATTCGCCGCGTGATTACCGCCGAGGGCGGGAGCAGGACCGTGAAACATGGCTTGTACCTGCGGATTCTCAGGCCAAAAGCAGGCTGGACAGAATTTTTGCCCGCTATGCAGGGGATGAAAAGGCAGGCCCGGTGGACCTGAAGTTCAGCGGTCGGGTGTTTGAGGTGGATCAGGCAGCGGGCCCGGTGTGCCGGTTTGATTTCAACTCTTTGTGTGGCAAGCCGCGTGGGCCGAACGATTATCTGGCGCTGGCCAAGCGCTTTCCGGTGGTGATTGTCGATAACATTCCAAGCATGGGGCAGGATGATGCCAACCTGGCCCGGCGCTTCATCACGCTTATAGATGCCTTGTACGACAACGGAAATCTGCTGTTTGCCTCGGCTGATGCCCAGCCCGACCAACTGTTTACAGATGGAGATGGCGCAGACGCATTTGCACGCACGGCATCACGTCTCGCTGAGATGGGAAGTGAAAGCTGGCTGGAGCATGGGGCGCAGGCTGCGCAACAGGCCCACAGCCTCGCTAGAGCGTGA
- the dprA gene encoding DNA-processing protein DprA, whose translation MTSLPACLRLARTEQVGPRTWRKLVDKYGSAAEALEALPYLPVRGRNQPVIPPMDVVMREIDATLQMGGCFLTLFDADYPAFLRQIPDAPPVLSVLGDVSCLSRAGVSIVGARNASAQGMRLAESLATELVESGLSVISGLARGIDKAAHKGALHRQGCTIAAIAGGLDCPYPPENANLQAEIAQKGAVVTEAPLGTVPLARHFPRRNRLIAGLGLGCVVVEAAPHSGTLITARMVVDYGRELFAVPGSPLDPRCRGSNNLLRNGAILTESVADILPHLPPVIPQAADFIVSTSSVSAPRQKKPASPAQTGLPFVSDPPEPTFFASPQNVDEKEPIPLKPHFSAASTAQDVRENLLSLLSFTPIAVDDLIRRCQFSASAVLVALTELELSGCVSTYSGGMVGLADNQAETAG comes from the coding sequence ATGACATCCCTGCCCGCCTGCCTTCGTCTGGCACGTACCGAACAGGTTGGCCCCCGCACATGGCGGAAACTGGTAGATAAATACGGCTCTGCCGCAGAAGCGCTGGAAGCCCTGCCTTATCTGCCTGTGCGCGGGCGTAACCAACCGGTTATACCGCCCATGGATGTGGTGATGCGCGAAATAGACGCCACCTTGCAGATGGGTGGCTGTTTCCTCACACTTTTTGATGCAGATTACCCTGCTTTTTTACGCCAGATTCCAGATGCGCCACCTGTGCTGAGTGTTCTGGGCGATGTTTCATGCCTCAGCCGTGCGGGGGTTAGCATTGTGGGCGCACGCAATGCATCGGCACAAGGTATGCGGCTGGCAGAAAGCCTTGCTACAGAACTGGTTGAATCTGGGCTAAGCGTTATTTCCGGCTTGGCGCGCGGTATTGATAAAGCTGCCCACAAAGGTGCGCTGCATCGGCAAGGCTGCACCATTGCCGCCATTGCAGGCGGCCTGGATTGCCCCTACCCGCCAGAAAATGCCAACCTTCAGGCAGAAATTGCCCAAAAAGGTGCAGTGGTAACAGAAGCCCCATTGGGCACGGTCCCTTTGGCCCGCCATTTTCCACGTCGCAACCGGCTTATTGCAGGCTTGGGCCTTGGCTGTGTGGTGGTGGAAGCTGCACCCCATTCTGGCACACTTATTACTGCGCGCATGGTGGTGGATTACGGGCGGGAATTATTTGCCGTTCCCGGATCACCTCTAGACCCGCGCTGCCGGGGCAGTAACAATCTTTTGCGTAACGGCGCTATTCTTACAGAAAGTGTGGCAGATATTTTGCCGCATCTGCCACCAGTCATCCCTCAAGCGGCTGACTTTATAGTTTCCACCTCCAGCGTTTCTGCACCACGCCAGAAAAAACCTGCATCCCCGGCTCAAACCGGTCTTCCTTTTGTTTCAGACCCTCCTGAGCCTACATTTTTTGCTTCTCCCCAAAATGTGGATGAAAAAGAGCCAATTCCCCTAAAACCGCATTTTTCAGCGGCTTCCACCGCGCAAGATGTGCGTGAAAACCTGCTTTCGCTCCTCTCCTTTACGCCCATAGCGGTTGACGATCTGATTAGGCGCTGCCAGTTCTCGGCTTCTGCCGTGCTTGTCGCGCTCACGGAACTTGAGCTTTCGGGCTGCGTCTCCACTTATTCTGGGGGCATGGTCGGTCTGGCGGATAATCAGGCAGAAACGGCAGGGTAA
- a CDS encoding dihydroorotase, which translates to MNTLLFENVRLIDPASGLDQPGRLLVRDGVIAGTDKAGAEGTPEEATVIDGKNAVLCPGLVDMRVEIGEPGYEYRETVSSAARAASAGGITTLAVLPTCKPAIDNPALVRMLRTRGEETGAITILPYGALTKGCEGKELAEIGLLHEAGAVAFTDGARALDPARLMRLALSYASGFGAMIVQHPEEPSLAGSGCATAGALATRLGLPGIPSAAEAIMIARDIRLAELTGGRLHFAHVSTGEGVALIRQAKECGLNVTCDTAPPYFDLNENTIGDFRTYAKFSPPLRSEDDRLAICAALADGTIDAIGSDHLPRDADDKRLPFAQAATGGTGLVTLLGVTLARVHDGTLTLPQALSLLTHRPAQLLGAECGTLAVGAAADLCLFDPEQSWLVEAGKLPGRAQNTPFDGRPLEGRVLGTWKAGRRVYEAGQA; encoded by the coding sequence ATGAATACCCTTTTATTTGAAAACGTCCGCCTGATAGATCCCGCATCCGGGCTGGACCAACCCGGCCGCCTGCTGGTGCGCGATGGTGTGATTGCCGGCACGGATAAAGCCGGTGCCGAAGGTACACCGGAAGAAGCCACCGTTATTGATGGCAAAAATGCCGTGCTGTGCCCCGGCCTTGTGGACATGCGCGTAGAAATTGGTGAACCGGGATACGAATACCGTGAAACCGTTTCCTCCGCCGCGCGGGCTGCTTCTGCCGGGGGCATTACCACCCTTGCTGTGCTGCCCACCTGCAAACCGGCCATAGATAACCCGGCCCTTGTGCGCATGCTCCGCACCCGTGGGGAAGAAACCGGGGCCATTACCATTCTGCCCTATGGTGCCCTTACCAAAGGGTGCGAAGGCAAGGAACTGGCAGAAATTGGCCTGCTGCACGAAGCCGGTGCCGTAGCCTTTACAGATGGCGCACGTGCGCTAGACCCCGCACGCCTGATGCGGCTGGCCCTTTCCTACGCCAGCGGCTTTGGGGCCATGATTGTGCAGCACCCTGAAGAACCCTCGCTGGCAGGCTCAGGCTGCGCCACGGCTGGGGCTTTGGCCACACGCCTAGGCCTGCCCGGCATTCCGTCCGCAGCAGAAGCCATCATGATTGCGCGGGATATTCGTCTAGCTGAACTTACGGGCGGGCGCCTGCATTTTGCCCATGTTTCCACCGGTGAAGGCGTGGCCCTTATCCGCCAAGCCAAGGAATGCGGGCTGAACGTAACCTGCGATACCGCGCCGCCGTATTTTGATCTGAACGAAAACACGATTGGTGATTTCCGCACCTACGCCAAGTTCTCTCCCCCATTGCGGAGCGAGGATGATCGGCTGGCCATTTGCGCCGCGCTGGCTGATGGCACCATAGACGCCATTGGCTCGGACCACCTCCCGCGTGATGCGGATGACAAGCGCCTGCCCTTTGCGCAGGCCGCAACCGGTGGCACAGGCTTGGTAACGCTTCTGGGTGTTACGCTGGCACGTGTGCATGATGGCACGCTCACGCTGCCTCAGGCACTTTCCCTACTCACCCATCGCCCTGCGCAGTTGCTTGGTGCAGAATGCGGCACGCTGGCTGTAGGTGCTGCGGCTGATCTGTGCCTGTTCGACCCCGAACAGAGCTGGCTGGTGGAAGCCGGCAAACTGCCGGGCCGTGCACAAAACACACCTTTTGATGGCCGCCCGTTGGAAGGCCGTGTGCTGGGCACATGGAAAGCAGGCCGCCGGGTGTATGAGGCAGGGCAGGCATAA
- the plsY gene encoding glycerol-3-phosphate 1-O-acyltransferase PlsY: MESLPPYALKLVAAMAFMGYTLGSVPFGLLLTNLAGAGDLRKIGSGNIGATNVLRTGRKDLAAATLLLDAAKGFLAVAIAWIMTPPDFSDRTVTVAALAAVVGHCYPIFLGFKGGKGVATGLGAMLALSPLTGLAGCATWLGVAKLTRISSAGALAAFIIMPVVLLALYGFSFQASPKPLAAVLISVLVIARHHENIVRIFSGKEPRIGEKKP; the protein is encoded by the coding sequence ATGGAATCCCTGCCTCCCTATGCCTTAAAGCTTGTCGCGGCCATGGCGTTCATGGGGTACACGCTGGGCAGCGTGCCTTTTGGCCTGCTCCTCACCAATCTGGCTGGTGCGGGAGATTTGCGCAAAATTGGTTCGGGCAATATCGGGGCCACCAATGTGCTGCGCACAGGCCGTAAGGATCTGGCCGCCGCAACGCTGCTGCTGGATGCAGCCAAGGGCTTTCTGGCGGTTGCCATTGCCTGGATTATGACGCCGCCTGATTTTTCAGACCGCACCGTAACCGTGGCCGCTCTGGCCGCTGTGGTGGGGCATTGCTACCCAATATTTCTGGGGTTTAAGGGCGGTAAAGGTGTTGCAACCGGGCTGGGCGCCATGCTGGCTCTTTCTCCACTTACCGGGCTGGCTGGCTGCGCCACGTGGCTGGGTGTGGCCAAGCTCACGCGCATTTCCTCTGCCGGGGCTTTGGCGGCCTTCATCATCATGCCGGTGGTGTTGCTGGCGCTTTATGGCTTTTCCTTTCAGGCTTCCCCCAAGCCTTTGGCTGCGGTGCTTATCAGCGTGTTGGTGATTGCGCGGCATCATGAAAACATTGTCCGCATTTTCAGCGGAAAAGAGCCGCGGATTGGCGAAAAAAAGCCGTGA